AAGAGCGCCGGGAAAACTCAAAAACCTTCTGCGCAGCGGCCCCGTGACGGCGGCGGCGGACAGAAGGTCCCTAGAGGGTTCCGTATGGAAAGAAGCGAGCGTCAAATGTTCAGTTCCCCGAGCCTGATCAGCTCCACAACCGCTTGAGAACGGCCTTTGACATTCAGCTTCTGCATCACGTTGGAAATGTGATTGCGTACGGTTTTTTCGCTGATAAACAGCAGCTGGGCAATGTCTCTGGTCGTTTTGTCTTGAACCAGCAATTCGAACACTTCCCGTTCGCGGTTCGTCAGCAGGAACTTATTTCGGTGGTCGTTACCCTTCAAGTGCGTCACCCCTCCTTGCTCGGGATTTGTTTTACAAGGTTAAGGGATACAGTCACCATATAGTATGAAGTGAAGGGGAGGTTGGTGCGGAGGGGGGGAAAAATAGGCGGAATATGTAGAAGCCGAAGAGCATATACTCTTCGGCTCGATTCACGGATGCGTCTTTAACGCGTGCTGTCGAGCGTGCCCGCTTGCGCGTTGTTCAGCGTGCCGGCTTCGACGCCGCCGTCGACCGTATGACGCGGGTTCGACCGGTCGAAGCTGTTGTCGAGCCGTCGCGTCACGCCGTTGCGGTTGCGCTGATCGTAGCCGTTCAAGTCATAGCGATTCGTGTCGGTCTCGCGGAACATGCGGTGGACGAAGGCGTTAAAATCGTTCAACGGCTGTTGTCCGCCGCGCCTGTTCAATCGTACCGAATAACTGCTCAACCGGCGCATAAACTCTCGGTCCGCGCTCACGTACACGTTCCGGACGTTCGGCGCGAGAGAACGAACGACGCTTTCTACTCGCGCCCGCACCTGCGAGCTGAGCGTATCGTGCGCATTGTACGAGCTTAAGCTGCCGTATGCCCCGCCGTTGTACATGTAGCGATGCGAAGCGTCTTCCGGATACGGGCCGTTCATCCCCGTGCGGTTCATGATGCGTCCGGACAATCCGCGGTACTGCGTTCCGGCGTTCGCGCGGGATCCGCCGACGCTGCCGGACTGCTGCGCGTTCATGCCGCCGACGCTGCCGGACTGCCCCGCGTTCATGCCGCCGACGATCCCCGAATTGACGCCGTACCCGCCGAACGAACCGTTGCTGGTGCTCGCCGTGCCGCCGCTCATCCCGGAGACGCCCCCGGTCGTGCCGCCGGCGTTCATGCCCGTGCCGGCGACGCCGCCGGCGTTCATGCCCGCTCCTGTACCGCGGGTCCGGCTGCCCGTGCCTCTGCCGGTATCCATGCCGGTGACGCTGCCTTCGATCGGACCGCCCCCGACGTTCGTGTCGGCGTTCGCTCCCCCGCGGCCTCCGCCGAACATGCGGCCCAGCCCGCTCAAGAATCCTCCGGGCTCGCGATCTCCGCCGGAATACCCGCTAATTTCGGAACCGCCGTTCATCCCGAGCCCCGGAGTCCGCTGATTCAAACCGTACATGTTCGGCGCGGCCGCCATGGAGCCGACGTCGTTCAGTCCGAACGTGCCGGCGCCCGTCGTGCGTTGACCGCGTACGCTCGGGAACGCGCGGCTGTCGGTATTGCCGTAATAATTGCCCCGAATGCCCCATTCCGAAGCGTTCCGGCTCAATCGGGCGTTGCTGCCGCCGAGCGCCGTGCCGCGCCCCGCGTTATTGTTCAGTTCCACCGCGACATAAGCGTTCGTTTCGCCCATGACGACGCGAGCGCGCGAGATGCCGTCGATGCGCTCGATCGCGCGGGCCATTTCTTGGTTCGCGCGCAAATTGCGATTGGTATGAGTGCCATACTGCTGCATCGAGGCGTTGCGGCCGACCGTATTCGTGCGGTACCCGTTTTGGGACATTTCATCGGCTGCGGGTTGTCCTCCGCAGGCGGCCATCGCGACGACGGAGGCGCCGATGACAGTGAAGCGCAGTAGCTTTTTCAGCATCCTACCCCATCTCTCCCGTCATGAAGTTTTGGCGGAACCGTACTTAGGATGCGGCTCCGCGCTCCCGATCATGCGCGCCGCCGCCAACGCAAAGGTTGTCTGCCGTGGGAGGGAATGTCGTTTCATTATTATGTAGAGGAGCCTCGAAGAGCTCCGCTGCCTTAGCTTTTCCGCTGCCGCCGCTTGCCGCCGCGGCCTGTTCCCTTCGTCTCTCGCTTCTCCTTCTTCCCTTTCTCCTTCATCGAAGAAGACTTCGCGGGCCCCCGCGCGGCCGACCGCGCCGTTCGCGAGACGACGTTCCCCGCCGCGGCCGCCCGCACGAGCCAATCGGCGGGCGCCGCGCACTTCGCGAGCGCCTTCAGCGCTTCCGGCCGCGAGGCGATCTCCCGGGCGAGGGCGGGGTCCGCTTCCGCCGCGTCCGCGATCGCCGCGAAGATGCGGTCGACCGCTCGCCGGCTGCGGAGCACCGCCGTCAAATAATCTTGGATGACCGATCGCCGCAGCTCCTCGTGCGTCCTCACGCGCCGTCCCCTCCGCCGAGCAGACCGGATCCGGAGAACGGGTCGACGGCGTCCTCCTCCTCGAGGAGCAGCCGCAGATGGGTCGCGAGGCCGGATTCGAACTTCGTCATACCCTGAAGCAGTTCAATCATCTGATGATGGAACGCGCACGATTCCATGACGATCCGGTCGGCGTCGCTCTCCTCGGCCAGCTTCGGATGGGCGGTATGCAGCACCCAATCGCGCAGCGTTTCCATTTCCGTCGCCTTCGCCTCGAGAATGTCGGCCACGCGCCATTGCATATGAGCCGCCGCGGCGAGCAGCCTGAGGCCCGCTTCCGTTCGCACCGACAACCTCTCCAGCTCCTTTCCGTTCTGCTTTTATTCTTCTTCCGCCACGCGCAGCTCCTTAATGGCGTGCTTTACGAAATCCGCGAGCGCCTCCTCAAGGTCCGCCAGCGCGTTCACATACCCGGCGATTTCCCGCGCGACGGACAGCTCCGCCTCCGTATACGGATCCCCTTTGACCCGCTTGAGGTCCTCGACGGGAACTTTGCGGAGCAGCGCCGCCATGCGCCGGACGACCGCGCTCTCCGCGTCGAGCGCGCGGCCGAGCTGCTCCTGCGATTTCGCGAACGCGAGCAGCTGTTCATCGATTAAATCCTGCATTTCCGCGTCCCTCCTCTCCTAGCCCTCCGCCGCCGACGTCGAGAGGACGATCGCCTCCGGCCCGGATTCCTCAGGGCCCACCGCAAGGAAGATCCTCTCCGACCCGGCTTCCTCCGGGGCCCCCGCGAGAAAAGCCATTTCCGAGGGAGCTCGCTGCTCCGGGACGGCCTCCTCCCGGCCGCGGCGCAGCAGCGCCGCGGCGTAACGGACCGGATTCGCGAACGTAGCCTTCCATACGTCGCGCTCGCCGGCGTTGCGGAACGTGATGCGCAAATCCCGGAAGTTCGCCTCGATAAACCACGGATGCCCGCTCTCGTCGAGCGCGATGTCGAGACCCAAATCCGCGATGGGAGGCAGACTCCGCTCGAGCGCCGCGGCGATCCGCACCCCGAGATCGGCGATGTTCGCCCGCATCTCGTCCTCGTTCCAGCCCCACTCCCCGAACAGTTTGGACACTTTGATCGACTTGCCGCCGCAGTGCAGATTGGTGACGATCGAACGCGCGCGCGCCACTTTGCCGACCATGCCGGTGCACTGCCACGCCCCGTCCTCGCCGCGCTGCACGGAGACGCGAAAATCGACGGGGCTGCCGCGGTACCGCATGAGCGCGATGCCCTGCTGCGCCAAGTAGGCGAGCCGGCGGGCGCGCACCAGCTTCACGATTTGGCGGACGCCGAGCCGCCGCCGCTTCGTCCGCCCGAGCGCGTTAATGTCGGCGAACGTCTCGTCGTCGACGCGGCTGACGCGGATGATGCCGAATCCGACGGACGCGTGCGCGGGCTTGAGGTACAGCGTGCCGTGCTCGCGCAGCAGCGCTTTAACCTTGCGGCGGCCGACCGACGCCGTCTCGGGCAGGTGCGGCAGCAGCGTTTCGTCCTTCGCCAGCATCCGATGGACCTCCAGCTTCGAGACGACGTTGCGTTCGTTGCACACGCGCTTGCCGAGCCGCGTCAGCCGCCGGATCGAACGGCGCGCGGACGCGCGCGTCGTCCGGGTCCGGTTCAAGATGACGTCGGGAATCGGCCGCCGCTTCCATACCGGATCGACGCCGTTCCACCCCGTCGCCGTGCCGCGTTTCCAATCGATATCCTCGAGCGCGAAGAAAAACATGTTCTCCCCCGCCTTCCGCGCCGCTTCGACATAGAAGGAAGGCCTTTCGAACGAGCGGCCTCCCCGCATGAGCCGAACGATCAGCTCGCGGGGATACAGCATGCCGATCATGGCTTCACCTCCGAACCGCCGACGGAGCCTGCGGAACCTCCGCCGCCTCCGTACAAGCGCACGATGTACTCCCACTGCCGCGCCATCCCTTCCGCGAGCGGCACCGACGGCTTGTAGCCGAGCTCCGCCTGCGCCAAGGCGACGTCCGCCCGCGTCACGTACGGGTCGCCCGGCTGCGCGGGCAGCCGCTCGATCGCGAGCGGTTTGCCGGCCAGCCGTTCGATTGCCGCCAGCACCTCGTTCACCGACGCGGTCTCGACGCCGCCGACGTTAAAGACGGTGCCGTGCTTCGGATAGCCCATCGCCGCGACGTTCGCGGCCACGAGATCGGCGACGTACGTGAAGTCGCGCGTTTGGTTCCCGTCGCCGTACACCGGGATCGGCTCGCCGAGCAGCGCCGCCTTCATGAAGCGGTGGAACCCCATATCGGGGCGCTGCCGCGGCCCGTACACGGTGAAATACCGCAGCGCGGTGTACGGCACGCCGAACTGGCTATAATACACGTGGCACAGCTGCTCGCCGGCCAGCTTCGTAAGCCCGTAAGGCGAAATCGGCCGCGTCGGAGACGACTCCGACATGACCGCCCCGACGCCGCCCCCGTACACCGAAGACGAAGAAGCATAGACGAGCTTCTTCAGAGAAGACGACCGCTTGCACGCCTCGAGCAGCTTCTGCGTCAGCAGCACGTTGGCGTCCAAATAGTCGGCGAACGACGCCCCCCAGCTGCCCCGAACGCCGGCGATGCCGGCAAGGTGGAAGACGGCGTCTGCGTCCGCGATCAGCGCGTCGAGATCGATCGCCAGCAGATCGGCCGCCGTCCATCGAAACCGCGGATGCGCAAGCGCTTCGCGCAAATTGTCTTCCTTGATCAAGCGATCCGAGCGATGCCCGATATGATCGACGCCCACGACGTCGTGCCCGCTCTGCAGCAGCGCTTCGGCGAGATGGGAGCCGATGAAGCCGGCCGCCCCCGTGATGACGATCTTCATCGCCCGTTCCTCCTTGCCACGCCGGCGTACCGAAAGCCGAGGGACGTCAACGCTTCGGCGTCCAAGAAATTGCGGCCGTCGAACACGGCCGGCTCCGCCGCCCGCGCGGCCCAGTCGCTCCACGGCAAATCGCGGAACTGCCGCCACGGCGTCGCGAGCACGATCATGTGCACGCCGTCGGCCGCCGCCGCCGGGTCGAGCGCCACCGAGACGCGCTGCAGCTTCTTCGGTCCGGGCTCCTTGATCCAGCGAATGTCTTCGACGCTGCGGACCGTCGGATCCAGGACCCGGACCTCCTCCGCTTTGCGCTTCAGCAGCCGCTCGACGAGCCGCACGCCGGGCGATTCCCGCTGATCGTCCGTATCCTCCTTGAAGGCGGCCCCGAGCAC
This DNA window, taken from Paenibacillus sp., encodes the following:
- a CDS encoding NAD-dependent epimerase/dehydratase family protein is translated as MKIVITGAAGFIGSHLAEALLQSGHDVVGVDHIGHRSDRLIKEDNLREALAHPRFRWTAADLLAIDLDALIADADAVFHLAGIAGVRGSWGASFADYLDANVLLTQKLLEACKRSSSLKKLVYASSSSVYGGGVGAVMSESSPTRPISPYGLTKLAGEQLCHVYYSQFGVPYTALRYFTVYGPRQRPDMGFHRFMKAALLGEPIPVYGDGNQTRDFTYVADLVAANVAAMGYPKHGTVFNVGGVETASVNEVLAAIERLAGKPLAIERLPAQPGDPYVTRADVALAQAELGYKPSVPLAEGMARQWEYIVRLYGGGGGSAGSVGGSEVKP
- a CDS encoding restriction endonuclease subunit S, with product MSVRTEAGLRLLAAAAHMQWRVADILEAKATEMETLRDWVLHTAHPKLAEESDADRIVMESCAFHHQMIELLQGMTKFESGLATHLRLLLEEEDAVDPFSGSGLLGGGDGA
- a CDS encoding YhcN/YlaJ family sporulation lipoprotein, which encodes MLKKLLRFTVIGASVVAMAACGGQPAADEMSQNGYRTNTVGRNASMQQYGTHTNRNLRANQEMARAIERIDGISRARVVMGETNAYVAVELNNNAGRGTALGGSNARLSRNASEWGIRGNYYGNTDSRAFPSVRGQRTTGAGTFGLNDVGSMAAAPNMYGLNQRTPGLGMNGGSEISGYSGGDREPGGFLSGLGRMFGGGRGGANADTNVGGGPIEGSVTGMDTGRGTGSRTRGTGAGMNAGGVAGTGMNAGGTTGGVSGMSGGTASTSNGSFGGYGVNSGIVGGMNAGQSGSVGGMNAQQSGSVGGSRANAGTQYRGLSGRIMNRTGMNGPYPEDASHRYMYNGGAYGSLSSYNAHDTLSSQVRARVESVVRSLAPNVRNVYVSADREFMRRLSSYSVRLNRRGGQQPLNDFNAFVHRMFRETDTNRYDLNGYDQRNRNGVTRRLDNSFDRSNPRHTVDGGVEAGTLNNAQAGTLDSTR
- a CDS encoding helix-turn-helix domain-containing protein encodes the protein MKGNDHRNKFLLTNREREVFELLVQDKTTRDIAQLLFISEKTVRNHISNVMQKLNVKGRSQAVVELIRLGELNI
- a CDS encoding YheC/YheD family protein; protein product: MIGMLYPRELIVRLMRGGRSFERPSFYVEAARKAGENMFFFALEDIDWKRGTATGWNGVDPVWKRRPIPDVILNRTRTTRASARRSIRRLTRLGKRVCNERNVVSKLEVHRMLAKDETLLPHLPETASVGRRKVKALLREHGTLYLKPAHASVGFGIIRVSRVDDETFADINALGRTKRRRLGVRQIVKLVRARRLAYLAQQGIALMRYRGSPVDFRVSVQRGEDGAWQCTGMVGKVARARSIVTNLHCGGKSIKVSKLFGEWGWNEDEMRANIADLGVRIAAALERSLPPIADLGLDIALDESGHPWFIEANFRDLRITFRNAGERDVWKATFANPVRYAAALLRRGREEAVPEQRAPSEMAFLAGAPEEAGSERIFLAVGPEESGPEAIVLSTSAAEG